The DNA window ATAATGTCGGCGCTTACCAACCGATGAAAATCGAACAATGGCAATGGCAAGATTTTGTCAAGATGAACCAAGCTAACTATCTGGGTGCGGTTGCGCTGATGCTCGCGCTCCAGCCCCATTTTGCCAAGCAAGGGCGCGGCCGATGGATCTGGAATATCAGTCTAGCCAGTTACTTCGGTCTGCCTTATGGCGGCGGCTACTCCGCACCCAAAGCAGCGTTGCTAAATCTCGCCGAATCCCTCCAGCCTGAATTGGCGCAGCAATCCATTGCGCTACAAGTCATTAATCATGGCTTTGTTAAAACCCGCTTGACCGCAAAAAATGATTTTGAAATGCCAGGCCTGGTCGAACCACCACAGGCTGCGCGGCTGATTGATAAGGGGTTGCAAAGCAAGAGCTTTGAGATTCGTTTTCCGTTTGGCTTGCGGTTTTTCCTGAGTATGCTCAAACTAATGCCTTATTCTTGGGCGTTAAGCCTAACCCGAAAAATGCTAAAACCTAACTAAGAGAACCCTATGAATCCAAATGACACAGACATTAACCAAGTATTAAACGCTTACAAAACCCTGTTTGAAGAATTAGACCCTGTTCATTTTCAGGGAGCGTTTGCCAAAATCTACGATCGCAACATCTACTTTAAAGACCCCTTTAACGAAGTCCGAGGTCTGGCCGACGTCAACCAAATTTTTAAGCACATGTTTGCCAACCTGCACGAGCCGCAGTTTAGAATTCATGCAATGGCCGGGCAAGACAAAACCGGCTTCCTGGAATGGCGATTTTACTTTAAACGCAAACCCAACGCGCCCACGCTGCAAATCAATGGCATGAGTAAAATCTTGATTAACGATCAATCAAAAGTGATCGTGCATATCGATTATTGGGATTCCGGCGAATATGTTTATCGCAAAGTGCCGGTGTTGGGGGCGTTGAACAACTGGATCGCCGGCAAACTCAAGGCAAACTAGATGGCATCGATTCAGCGCTGGACACAACCCTTGCTTTATGGCTTACCGGCTTGGCCCTTGGCGATGCTCGGTATCCCGCTTTATATCTACCTGCCTAACTACTATCACCAAATGGGCGTTGAGCTTGCGCTAGTGGGGTTGATGCTATTGCTCGCGCGCGTCACGGATGTGATCAGCGATCCGTTAATCGGGCTAGGGCGTGACCGACTTTCCATCAACGCACGCAAGGGCATGATCGCGCTTGGTTGGCTGCTATTGCTGGTCAGCCTGTGGCAACTCTTGTTACCTGCCGACCCCAGTGCGTTGCATCTGCTGATTTGGGCATTGCTGGTTTACCTTGCTTGGAGCCTGATTATGATTCCCTATCAAGCGATGACCGCAGAAGTCACCCGCCAAGCACACCGCAAAACCACCTTTACCGCCTTTCGAGAAGCCCTTGCGATACTCGGCGTGGTAACGGTACTGCTTTTGCCGGTCATTGTGGATCAAGCCCCAGATAGTCGCACCTTTTTTAACCTGCTTTTTCCACTGATTGCGCTCAGTCTTAGCCTGTTTTTAGGGCTTATGCTCTGGCGTTTAAGGCTTCCCGTAAGGGCGAAACCGGTTGCGAAAAACGCCCTATATCACAAGCAGGCCTGGTTGCTTGTTTGGCGCGACCCCGCCTCTAGGCAACTGCTGCCTGCTTACTTCCTAAACAGCCTCGCCAACGCCTTACCCGCCAGCTTGTTTATCCTGTTTGTTGAGCATTACCTGCAACTCTCGACCCAAACCGGACTCTTGTTGTTAGCGTTTTTTATCGCCGGGATAATCGCCTTGCCCGGCTGGACATGGCTTGCTCAAAGGATAGGGAAATATCGCGCATGGCAAGGCTCGATGCTGCTAGCTTGTTTAAGTTTTGTTTGGGTATTCAGCTTACAAACCGGCGACTTCACCGCGTTTTTAGTCATCAGCTTTCTTTCCGGTCTCAGCCTAGGGGCGGATGTCGCCTTGCCATCTTCCATTCAAGCCGATATCGCACAACGCCTAAGCCAGCAGCAAGGCTCGGTTAATGGCCTGCTATTTGGAATCTGGGGAATGCTCACCAAGTTTGCGCTCGCACTCGCGGTCGGAATCGCCTTCCCGATTCTAGGCTGGCTAGGGTGGGAACAACAAAGCCCTCAAAGCCTTGAAGCCCTTGTTTGGCTCTATGCAGGCCTGCCGGTACTCATCAAGCTCAGTGTTTTATATATGCTTAAAAATACCAAATAAACGGTTTTAAAAGCGATTTAACTAAGCTATATTGTCTAGCAAATGCTAAGAGGGCGCTGGGCAATGCTAAAGCACACTAGGTTGGAACGGCTTGCAGAAATACTATCGCAAATGAAACAAAGCTACGGGCTAGACGAGTTAGCTGAAATGTTCGGCTGTAGCCTGCGAACGCTGCGCCGAGATATACATGCCCTAGAAACCGAACACCACGCCCATTGGATCATCTCAAACAACCGCGTATATTGGTCACAAGCCGCGCACCCCACGCTCTATTTGGCAGGATACTGGCTCAATACTAACGAACTTCAATCTCTGCTGATATTGAACAACAGCCTCAATCAACTGCAAGCAGGCCTGCTTGCGGAACAACTTGAACCCTTTCGCCATCACATAGAACAACGACTGGGAAAAACAAAACACCAAACCAGTCTTAGCGAAAAAATAAAAATTATTCAAATGGCGAGCGGCCCATTAAACCAAAATATATTCACTCAAATCGCCCAAGCCCTTGCCAGCCAAAAACGGCTTAACATAACATTCTGGAGCCGGCAGACTAATGAAATCAACGACCGAGAGATTTCACCGCAACAACTGATTCGTTATCGCGACCACTGGTTTCTCGATGCATTTTGTCACCACCGCCAAGCGATTCGCAGCTTTTCACTAAACGGTATTAAGCAGGCCTGCTTATCGGATCAAGCTGCGCTAACGCTCAATCCCCAAGCCCTATCAACGCATTTTGAAACCAGCTACGGCATTTTCGCCGGACAAGCTGATCAACAGGCCGTGTTCAACTTTAGCGCCTACCAAGCACGCTGGACACAATTTGAAACCTGGCACCCCAACCAGCAGGCCTGCTGGTTAAACGACGGACGCTACCAACTCACCATTCCCTACAAACACGACACCGAACTCATCCAAGACATCCTAAAACACGGCCCCGAAGTTGAAGTCGTTGAACCACCGGAACTCCGTCAAAAAGTAAAACAACGGCTAGAAGCAACACTCAAACACTATTCCAGTGACAGGATTTGTCAACGAGGGGTGGTAGAGTAGTGATGGTTGAAGAATTAAGAAGACTAAAAATAGCTGATGGAAGGTACGATGGAATATTTTGCACACTCAGGTAAAGAGCACGATAAATCCGACTGGCAAACATTGCAAGATCACTTACAAGTGGTGGCTGAGATTGCCAAGCATAATGCGCGTTATTTCGGCGCGGATGAGCTGGCTTATTTAGCAGGCCTACTACATGACCTGGGGAAATACACTTCAGCTTTTCAGGCTCGTTTAGAGGGTTCGCCAAATAAGGTAGATCATGCTACGGCTGGAGCAAAAGTGGCGGCTGAAATATTGCCCGAACCTTTCTACAAGCTTATTTCATATGCGATTGCAGGTCACCATGCAGGTTTAGCCAATGGTATTAACCAGGGCGATGGACGAAGGACGTTAGAGGCGCGCTTAAAACAAACTTTTGGTAAAGAGTTATGTCAGCCAGATAATCAGGCTTGGCGTAAAGAATTGACCTTGCCTGAAGTAAGTCAACTTTTGCCAAAAATTCAGCCTCACTCCGATCAGGCGAATCATGGTTTTCAGTTTGCATTTGTGATACGTATGATCTTTTCGTGCTTGGTCGATGCCGACTTTATTGATACTGATAAGTTTTATAAACAATTAGAGGCAAAGCCTTGGTTGCGCGGTGACTATCCCGCATTAAGTGACTTGAAACGCGTTTTTGATGAGTTTCTTGCCGCAAAAACAAGTACTAGCCAACTAACCAAGGTCAATCAATTGCGCCAAAGTATTTTGTCTGCTGCACGTGAACGAGCGCAGTTACCACCTGGCCTGTTTACGTTGACCGTTCCAACGGGTGGCGGCAAAACCTTTAGCTCTATGGCGTTTGCGTTGGATCATGCTTTGCAACATGGTATGCGCCGAATCATTTATGTAATCCCGTTTACCAGCATTATTGAACAGAACGCCAGGGTGTTTCGCGAGGCGTTTGGTGAGTTGGGTGAATCCTCCGTGCTTGAGCATCACAGTAACTTTGATGATCGACACATTAAAAACGAGAATACGCAAGATAAACTCAAGCTGGCAATGGAAAACTGGGATATGCCGATTGTGGTGACCACTGCAGTGCAGTTTTTTGAGTCACTATTTGCCGATCGGCCTTCGCGTTGCCGCAAGTTACATAATATTTCTGGCAGTGTGATTATTTTGGATGAAGCGCAAACCCTGCCGCTTAAATTTCTAAAACCTGTGATGGCGGCGATTGATGAGTTGGCTCGAAATTATGGGTGTTCCGTCGTTTTGTGTACGGCAACACAACCTGCTTTATGCGAGCCGGACTTTAATAAAGGTTTTGAAAATGTGCGCGAGATTGCGCCGAATCCTGCACAACTTTTTGAAGAATTAAGCCTTGTCAGCGTCAGCCACTTAGGCGAATTGGATGATGAAAAACTGTTAGAACGGATTCAAGCAAATGAACAAATTCTGACCATTGTAAATAACCGTCGTCATGCACAGTCACTATTTAAGTCCCTTAAAGAAAAAAAGGTTGAAGGTGTTTTTCATCTTACAACCCTTATGTGTGCCGCTCATCGTGTCCAAACTCTAAATCTCATCCGAGAAAGGCTCAAAAACAACCAGGCCTGCCGAGTTGTTTCAACCTCATTAATCGAGGCGGGTGTTGATGTTGACTTTCCATGCGTTATGCGTGCCGAAGCCGGACTGGATTCAATTGCCCAAGCCGCTGGGCGCTGTAACCGTGAGCGCTTAAAAACCAAAGAAGAAAGCCATGTTTGGGTGTTTAAGTCGCCCGATTGGAAAATACCACCAGAATTAGAAGGTTTGTCGGCAGGTATGCGTTCGGTGTTTCGGCGCGGTTATGACAATTTACTGGGGCAGGAAGCGATTAAAGAATATTTTTCAGAAGTCTATTGGCGCAAGGGCGATGAGTTAGATCAAAAGCAACTAATGAAGATGCATCAGGATCACGCGCCAAAGATGACGTTTCCTTTTCAAACCATTGCGAAAGAGTTTCGGATGATCGAAAGTTTTATGCAGCCTATTTTTGTGCCGTTTGACGAGGATGCAGAATCTTTATTGGTACAGCTTAATACAACAGATGAAGTCAGTAAGCTATTGCGAAAACTCCAACCGTATATTGTGCAAATTCCCCAAAAAGGGTTTGAAGCATTACAGATGGCTGGAGCGATTCAGACGGTTGCACCGCATCGGTTTGAAGATCAGTTTTGGCAATTGATTAACCAAGATATTTACGATAATGAGTTTGGCATCAGTTGGAATAATCCGACCTTTATCAAAGCAGAGTCTTCAATTATTTAATAATAGTTAAAAGAAGTTATTTGTTGACAGGTCATAAGGAATGAAATAATATCTTTTCGGAGCGCTTCGAGGAGATATGGAATGAACAGTCGATGGATGATTCATCTTGAGAAAGGTGATGATGACAAAATGATTTTTAAATTCGGTGGACAGTTTTACCTTCCTGTAAGAGCATTCGGGTGGGTGGCTGGCATTGTGTTAATTATTTTGACTGGACGTTATCTTTTCTAAGTTGCTTGGTCTCGTTTTTTGAACGTGTGGATTGAAACTTTTAACTATTTTTAAAGAGGTATTTTATGTCGCGCCCAATTAGGGCGCGTGGATTAGGCGACGAATTTAAATAGCCAAGAAGGAGAATCCTATGGCTTACGGAATTAAACTGCATGTTTGGGGCGAATATGCATGCTTTACACGCCCGGAAATGAAGGTGGAGCGGGTGTCGTATGATGTGATAACGCCTTCTGCCGCACGCGGCATTTTAGAAGCAATTCACTGGAAACCTGCCATTCGTTGGGTCGTAGATCGAATCCATGTTTTAAAGCCGGTGCGTTTTGAATCGATTCGACGCAATGAGTTGGGAAATTGCAAAATATCATCTTCCAAAGTTAGCGGTGCAATGAAGCGTAAGACTACGCAAGATTTATTTTTTTTGATTGATGAGGGTGATAATCGCCAGCAACGTGCAACAACATTACTGCGCGATGTGGGGTACGTTATAGAAGCTCACTTTGAGCTGACTGATAAAGCGGGTGCTGAAGATTCAGTAGGCAAGCATTTGGATATTTTTAACCGCCGAGCGCGCAAGGGACAATATTTTCATCAGCCGTGCTTAGGTAATCGTGAATTCCCGGCTTATTTTGAACTGATCGAAATGGATAATGATTTTCCCTCTTCCGATTTGGCTGATGAATCTAAGGATTTGGGTTGGATGTTACATGACATCGACTTTGCTAATGACGCCGAACCGAAGTTTTTTAGAGCTGAGTTAAAGCAGGGTGTGATTGAAGTCCCTCCTTTTAATGCAAGGGAGGTGCTGCAATGATTTTAACAGCCTTAACTGAATATTATGATCGCTTAGTGAATGCTAAAGAAGGTGCGAAAGTCCCCTCGTTTGGATTTAGTGAAGAAAAAATCAGTTACATTCTTGTACTTTCAAGGGAAGGTGATTTGGTTGATATTGTGCCTAACTTAACGGCAGACAAAAAACCTCAGCCTAAATTTATGGCGGTGCCTAGGCCAGAAAAAAGAACGTCGGGCATAAAGCCAAATTTTTTGTGGGATAAAACAGCCTATGTATTAGGCATGGCAATGCCAAAAGACAAAAAAAGTGATGCCTTATTCGAGCTTTCTCTAGCCACTTTTGAAGCATTCAAGGATTATCACCTTCGTGTTTTAAATGATGCGGTTGATCCAGCTTTAAAAGCGCTGTCTTTGTTTTTGCAAAATTGGAATCCAGTAAAGTCTAACTTTACAATCCTAAAGCCGGAGGTGTTGGATGCCAATGTTGTTTTTCAATTGGATGGTGAGCGGCAGTATATCCATGAATCACAAGAGGCAAAGACACTTTGGTCGTCACAGTTAAAGTCCGATGACGCTCAAGAAACCATGTGCTTGATTACAGGCAAGCAACGCCCCATTTCTAGGCTACATCCTTCTATCAAAGGCGTTTCCGGTGGTCAAAGTTCAGGTGTGTCGATTGTTTCATTCAACAAGGAATCATTTGAATCGTACGGGAAAGAGCAGGGCGTTAATGCACCTGTATCTGAACAAGCCGCTTTTGCTTACACCACTGCATTAAATTACTTGTTGCGTCGAGAAAACAACCAAAGCATTTCCTTAGGCGATACTACACTCGTTTTCTGGGCGCTGGCGGATGATTCCAAGAATGCTCAGCAAGCCGAATCCCTATTTATGAATTTCTTTAATCCGCCCTACGTGTCAGATGAGTCGGAAACGGTGCAGGTGAAGGCTGAAATCGAAAAACTGGCAAAAGGACGACCCTTGTCTGAAATTGCACCCGATCTTGACCCAAAAACCCAGTTTTTTATTTTGGGATTAGCGCCGAATGCCGCGCGTCTTTCGATTCGCTTTTGGTTGCAGACTGAGTTTGGTCATATTCAACAAAGGTTGGCCGAGCATTTTCAAGATTTAGCGCTAGATCCATTGCCGTGGAAAATGCCACCATCAATCTGGCGTCTGTTAATGCAACTTGCACCGCATCGAGAAGGCCAAAAGCCAAAAATGGAAGATGTGCCAAGTCATTTAGCTGGCGAACTGATGCGCGCTATTTTGACAGGGCAACGCTATCCCAGAGCCATTCTTACACAGGTGTTAGCGCGTTTTCGCGCCGATGGCGATATTAGCGGCTTACGCATCGCGTTGGTGAAAGCCGTTTTACAAAGAGAGTTTAGAAAACAATTAACCAAAGAGGAGATACCTATGAGTTTGGACGAATCCAATACTAATCCTGCGTATTTGCTAGGCAGGCTGTTTGCTGTTCTAGAAAATATTCAGCGCATTGCACTAGGTGACAAGGTAAATGCCACGATTGCAGACAAATATTATGCCTCGGCTTCAACTGTGCCTTATTCGGTATATCCACGGCTGTTGGCAGGCAGTAAGCATCATCTGTCTAAAGTTCGTAAAGAAAAACCGGGCCTGACATTTAATTTGGAAAAAGAAATGGGGCAAATTATGGGGTTATTACCCAGTGAATTTCCGCGTCATTTTTCGATTGAAAACCAAGGCCGGTTTTCAATTGGTTATTACCAGCAAAAGTATAAATCCAATAAAGATAAATCTATTGACGTTATTTCTGAAATTGAAGGAGATGAATAATGACTATCCAAAATCGCTATGAATTTGTTTACTTTTTTGACGTAACTAACGGTAACCCAAATGGTGATCCAGATGCAGGCAATATGCCGCGCCTTGATCCAGAGTCGAGTAAAGGATTAGTGACGGATGTCAGCTTAAAACGCAAAATCCGTAACTTCATTCAATTAAGTGAAGAAAATGCGCCGGGTTATGACATCTATGTGCAAGAAAAGAGTGTTTTGAACCTCCAGAATAAGAAAGCTTATGATGCACTGGACATTAAACCTGAAGCGAAGAAGTTGCCAAAAGATCAGCAAAAAGCCAAAGAGGTTACCGATTGGATGTGCGCTAACTTTTTTGACGTTAGAGCCTTTGGTGCGGTAATGACAACCGAAGTCAATTCAGGTCAAGTACGCGGGCCGTTACAGTTGGCCTTTGCAAAATCGATTGATCCGATTATTCCATTAGAAGTTTCGATTACTCGTATGGCAGTAACCAATGAAAAAGACTTGGAAAAAGAACGCACTATGGGGCGTAAGCATATCGTGCCTTATGGCTTGTATCGAGTGCATGGTTTTGTTTCTGCCAAGCTAGCCGAAAAAACAGGCTTTTCGGATGCTGACCTAGAAAAAGTTTGGAAGTCATTGGAAATGATGTTTGAGCATGACCATTCAGCCGCTCGTGGCGAAATGTCGGCACGTAAATTGATTGTATTTAAACATGATAATGCGTTGGGCAGCGCACCAGCGCATAAACTATTTGAACGTGTCACGGTTGAGCGTGTTAATGGTGAGGATGGGACACCTGCCAGTGAGTTTAAAGATTATGCTATCCATCTAAATACAGAAGGCTTGGCGCAAATGGGTGTTGAAGTCATCGAGGTCTTCTAACCATGTCCGATACCCGCTTGATTCCTTTGTCGGCATTACAGCATTATGCTTTTTGTCGGCGTCAGTGTGCGCTCATTCATAATGAGCAGGCCTGGTCGGAAAATTGGCTGACCGCGCAAGGCCAGCAATTGCATCAGCGGGTGGATCATGGTTTACCCGAATCCCGCAAAGGGATTCGTTACGAACGTGGGGTAGAGGTTTCTGCCCCAACGCTCGGTTTAACCGGAAAGCTGGATTTGGTGGAGGTGGAAATCGCCACTGGAGTCTGTTTTCCTGTTGAATACAAGCGTGGCAAACCCAAACAAGATCATATCGATTTAATTCAGCTTTGCGCCCAAGCGCTTTGCCTAGAAGAAATGCTCAATATTAACGTGTCACACGGCGCGATTTGGTATTGGCAAACTCGTCATCGTCATCAAGTCGAAATCACGCCTGAACTGCGGCAAGAAACGCTAAGTATTATTGACGCAACCCGCAGCTTGCTCAATTCCGGCCAAACCCCCAAAGCCAAGTATGAGAAAAAGTGCCAGGCCTGTTCTTTGTATGATTTGTGTAATCCTAAGCTGACGTTTCGCGATACCAGTCGAGCCTATGTAAAGACGATTTATCAGGAGAATGCCGATGAAGAAACTGCAAAATAGCCTTTACATCACCCGCCAAGGGGCTTACCTGCACAAAGAGCGCGAAACCTTAGTGATTGAGGTTGAGAAGGAAAAGGCGATGCAAGTGCCGATTCATGCAATCCAAGCGATTTATTGTTTTGGAAATGTGATGGTCTCGCCGTTTTTAATGGGATTTTGCGGCGAAAATGGCGTGCACTTAGCGTTTTTTACCGAATACGGACGCTTTTTAGGGCGCTTGCAAGGTAAGCAAACCGGCAATGTTTTATTGCGACAAACACAGTATAAAACTGCCGAGCTTAAACCCGAATCGATCTCGCGCAATATCATTGCCGCGAAAATCACCAATTCACGATCCGTGTTGTATCGGCATTTGCGTAATCACGGCGAAAATGCCGATGTTAATCAAGCGATTGTGCAAATGTCTTCCTCGTTAAGACGGCTGCAAAAAAGAGACAATCTAGACAGTATTCGCGGTATAGAAGGTGAGGCTGCCGCTTTTTATTTTGGTGTATTCGATCAACTCATTTTGCCTTCGGTTGGTAAAGGCTTTGAATTTAACACGCGAAGTCGCCGACCACCGTTAGATCGTGTAAATGCCTTGTTATCCTTTTTATACAGCGTGGTCGGCAATGATATTACTGCCGCGCTACAGGGGGTAGGGCTTGATCCGCAAATGGGCTTTTTGCATCAAACCAGGCCTGGTCGTGACAGCTTAGCGCAAGATGTATTGGAAGAGTTTCGTGCTTGGCTAGTTGATAGATTGGTGCTGAGTCTGATTAATCGCAAACAAATTAAAGCCAACGATTTTGAAATTGAAGTCAGCGGGGCAGTCAAATTAAAAGACGATGCGCGTAAAACCGTGTTGGTTGCTTTGCAAAACCGCAAACAAGAAACGGTTAAACATCCGTTTTTAAACGAAGATGTACCGATTGGCTTATTGCCCCATGTTCAAGCCTTGTTGTTGGCGAGACATTTACGTGGCGATTTAGCTGAATATCCGCCTTTTGTGCCGCGATAGGAGGTGCGCGATGATGGTTTTAATCACTTACGATATTTCGTTTGACGACCCGGGCGGACAACGCCGTTTGCGCCACATTGCTAAAGCTTGCTTGGATTATGGTGTGCGCGTGCAATACTCGGTTTTTGAATGTGAACTGGACCCGGCGCAATGGGTAGTTTTAAAAGCAAAATTACTCGAAATTTATAATGAAGATAGTGACAGTTTACGTTTTTACATGCTGGGTGCTAAATGGCGAAGTAAAGTTGAACATCATGGTGCTAAAAAAGCACTGGATATTTTTCAGGATACATTGATTTTATAAAGTTATCCTATATGATAACAAGGATGGGCTATGTCTAAAGAGTGGACAATAAAATTTTATACGGGTGTAGAAAACGATATTCGTGAAATGCCTGTTGGTATTCGAAGTAGGATGGTGAAGTTACTTGAAGTGATTCAGATAAAAGGTCCTGATTTAGGTGAGCCAATGACGAAACCGATGGGTAAAGGGTTATTTGAAATCCGAGCAAAAGGGACGGAAGGGATTGGCCGAAGCCTATTTTGTTATCAAAAAGGAAGGATGATTGTAGTCTTATATGCTTTTGTTAAAAAAACACAGAAGACGCCCAAAACTATTTTGGAGATTGCAAGGCAACGTCAAAAGGAGATTGAAACATGCAAATGATGACATTAGATAAACTTAAAAATGAATTAATGCAGGATCCTGATTTTAAAAAGGAATATGATGCGCTTGAAGAAGAATTCAAGTTGATTGAAGTCTTGGTTGATATGCGTCAAAAAGCAGGTCTAACGCAAGAAGAAATTGCGCAAAAAATTGGCACTAAAAAAAGTAATATTAGTAGGCTAGAGTCTGGCACTGGTAACCCTGGCTGGAAAACGCTACAAAAATATGCTCACGCCTGCGGTT is part of the Thiomicrospira microaerophila genome and encodes:
- a CDS encoding type II toxin-antitoxin system RelE/ParE family toxin, whose protein sequence is MSKEWTIKFYTGVENDIREMPVGIRSRMVKLLEVIQIKGPDLGEPMTKPMGKGLFEIRAKGTEGIGRSLFCYQKGRMIVVLYAFVKKTQKTPKTILEIARQRQKEIETCK
- the cas1c gene encoding type I-C CRISPR-associated endonuclease Cas1c, encoding MKKLQNSLYITRQGAYLHKERETLVIEVEKEKAMQVPIHAIQAIYCFGNVMVSPFLMGFCGENGVHLAFFTEYGRFLGRLQGKQTGNVLLRQTQYKTAELKPESISRNIIAAKITNSRSVLYRHLRNHGENADVNQAIVQMSSSLRRLQKRDNLDSIRGIEGEAAAFYFGVFDQLILPSVGKGFEFNTRSRRPPLDRVNALLSFLYSVVGNDITAALQGVGLDPQMGFLHQTRPGRDSLAQDVLEEFRAWLVDRLVLSLINRKQIKANDFEIEVSGAVKLKDDARKTVLVALQNRKQETVKHPFLNEDVPIGLLPHVQALLLARHLRGDLAEYPPFVPR
- a CDS encoding helix-turn-helix domain-containing protein, with amino-acid sequence MQMMTLDKLKNELMQDPDFKKEYDALEEEFKLIEVLVDMRQKAGLTQEEIAQKIGTKKSNISRLESGTGNPGWKTLQKYAHACGFKIQLQYS
- the cas2 gene encoding CRISPR-associated endonuclease Cas2 codes for the protein MMVLITYDISFDDPGGQRRLRHIAKACLDYGVRVQYSVFECELDPAQWVVLKAKLLEIYNEDSDSLRFYMLGAKWRSKVEHHGAKKALDIFQDTLIL